The Triticum aestivum cultivar Chinese Spring chromosome 7B, IWGSC CS RefSeq v2.1, whole genome shotgun sequence genome window below encodes:
- the LOC123160664 gene encoding myosin-9-like, with amino-acid sequence MQRTSESSAAAPQRQRFMRTGDSPQSSIFGMIKKINLQQAIEAHPALLFKQQLTAYLEKTYRMIRDNLKREISPFLGHCIQAPRTARISRTHGASVANVLAQQIGHWQSIVKIITNYLGVLKSNYVPSFLICKLFGQIFSFINVQLFMSVLLRGECCSFSHGEYVKAGLAELEQWIIDATEEYAGCSWEELKHIRQAVEFLVIIEKPKKTLEEITNDLCPVLSIAQIYRISTMYRDDKFGTQTVSSEVITSMKTIMTEESENGVVVPFLFDADGSIPFSLHDLQKCAQKFEVTDVDMPPLVLEHPCFNFLHKTKDKLDGPALQS; translated from the exons ATGCAACGAACATCCGAATCAAGTGCAGCAGCTCCTCAGAGACAACGGTTCATG AGAACTGGAGATTCACCACAAAGCAGTATATTTGGTATGATCAAAAAGATCAATCTCCAGCAAGCTATTGAAGCCCATCCTGCTCTTCTTTTCAAGCAACAGCTCACAGCTTACCTTGAGAAGACGTATCGAATGATAAGAGACAATTTGAAGAGAGAGATATCTCCATTTCTTGGTCATTGCATTCAG GCACCGAGAACAGCTCGCATAAGTCGGACTCATGGAGCTTCTGTTGCAAACGTCTTGGCCCAGCAGATCGGCCATTGGCAGAGTATTGTGAAAATAATAACAAACTACCTGGGTGTTTTGAAATCCAATTAT GTTCCTTCATTCTTAATCTGCAAGCTGTTCGGTCAAATATTTTCATTCATTAATGTCCAGTTGTTCATGAG CGTGCTTCTCCGAGGAGAGTGCTGTTCATTTAGCCACGGAGAATATGTCAAGGCTGGATTGGCAGAGTTAGAACAGTGGATCATTGATGCGACTGAAGAG TATGCAGGCTGTTCCTGGGAAGAACTGAAGCACATTAGGCAGGCTGTTGAATTCCTT GTTATTATTGAAAAGCCAAAGAAAACACTGGAAGAGATCACCAACGATTTGTGCCCT GTCCTTAGCATAGCACAGATATACCGTATCAGTACGATGTATCGGGATGATAAATTTGGCACCCAAACAGTTTCGTCAGAG GTAATCACAAGTATGAAAACAATTATGACTGAAGAATCAGAAAATGGAGTGGTCGTTCCTTTCTTATTTGATGCTGATGGAAG CATTCCATTTTCGCTGCATGACCTTCAGAAGTGTGCGCAGAAATTCGAGGTAACAGATGTTGATATGCCGCCTTTGGTCCTGGAGCATCCTTGCTTTAACTTCCTACACAAAACAAAGGACAAACTGGACGGCCCGGCCCTCCAAAGTTAA
- the LOC123158095 gene encoding vesicle-associated protein 2-2-like, translating to MPGVLLYMQIRSGPRELLDIHPLELSFSLDSDKQIRCLVKLTNKTNECIAFHFKVTGATNKYCIEPAGRFLLPREMTYLVVTMETRGELQCNDQFLVESIIVREDRVTSKPIPGQTFDKMPISVVHKVKLAVIHVPAVMVREDRVTSKPIPGQTFDKMPISVVHKVKLPVIHVPAVQGTLNPQQSEGSQGKLLGRPNISDKDNEYTLVECLEKDLGYCAGKPIAAVLIYKCFVQWRTFESQTTSSFDRIIHLIGSALEFGFPRTSPLLEEAMGKACLVDGDVGLASLCSRSPHGWSIEVALDAYVLANLGVIVGAPLLLL from the exons ATGCCAGGAGTTCTTCTGTATATGCAGATTAGGTCCGGCCCAAGAGAGTTGCTTGATATCCACCCCTTGGAGCTCAGCTTTAGCTTGGATTCAGACAAGCAGATCCGTTGCCTCGTAAAGCTAACTAATAAAACAAATGAATGTATTGCATTTCATTTTAAGGTTACGGGGGCAACAAACAAGTACTGCATTGAACCGGCTGGCAGATTCCTGTTGCCACGGGAGATGACTTATTTAGTTGTAACAATGGAAACGAGAGGGGAGTTGCAGTGCAATGATCAATTCCTTGTAGAAAGCATCATAGTGAGGGAGGATAGAGTGACATCTAAGCCTATCCCTGGACAGACATTCGACAAAATGCCAATCAGTGTGGTGCACAAGGTAAAGTTGGCGGTTATTCATGTGCCTGCAGTCATGGTGAGGGAGGATAGAGTGACATCTAAGCCTATCCCTGGACAGACTTTTGACAAAATGCCAATCAGTGTGGTGCACAAGGTAAAGTTGCCGGTTATTCATGTACCTGCAGTCCAAGGAACATTGAATCCGCAGCAGTCTGAAGGCTCTCAG GGAAAACTTCTAGGAAGACCAAACATTTCTGACAAG GATAATGAATACACGCTGGTTGAATGTTTGGAAAAAGACCTTGGGTATTGTGCGGGAAAGCCCATTGCTGCAGTTCTCATATATAAATGTTTTGTTCAGTGGAGAACTTTTGAGTCACAGACGACCTCATCCTTTGACCGTATTATTCACTTAATTGGGAGTGCACTAGAG TTTGGCTTCCCGCGCACCTCGCCGCTGCTGGAGGAAGCCATGGGCAAAGCCTGCCTGGTGGATGGCGACGTCGGGCTCGCCTCCTTGTGCAGTAGGAGCCCTCACGGCTGGAGCATTGAGGTGGCCCTGGACGCATACGTGTTGGCGAATCTCGGGGTCATTGTTGGAGCACCTCTCCTATTACTTTAG